A segment of the Erythrobacter sp. F6033 genome:
GTTGCGATTGTATCGGCTAGACATGCGTCCATTTGCGCAATTGCTTGGTCAATCTGCAAAATTGTCGCCGTGCCGTAAATATCGACCGTCGTTGCGCCGAAATGCACATATTGATCGCCGGCATCGTCAAGGCCTTCGCGCCAGACCTGAAGAAGCGCGACCATACGGTGACGCACCACGCCATAGGCTGCATCAAATTCGGCCTGCCGAACAAGTTCGGCGCGCGCTTTTCTCGTTATGTCCTCAGCCGCTTCAGTAGGGATCACACCGTGACGTGCTTGAGCGCGCGCCATTGCGGCCTCAACATCCAGAATGGTCTGGGTTTGCGCTTCGTATTCGAACAGCGCCTGGACCGGAGCAACACGGCAATCGGCGGCGCTGACAGGTGCGGCGATCAATCCAACCGCAAGCGCGGTCATCTGCAATACGGCTTTGCTGGTCAATCGGTGCCCCTCCACCTGCCCATAGACCGCATTTATGGCAGCCCCGTCAATCGCTCATGGCACGGACTCTCTTCTCCCCTCACACTCGACACCGTAAAGTTGCAGAGGCGGTGAATTGGGGCAAAGGGCGATCATAGTCGGGGCAGGGGTGATAGGCGTGTGTTCGGCCTATGCGCTTGCCAGGCGTGGTTGGCATGTGACGTTGGTCGACCGCGCAAGTGGTCCGGCCATGGAAACCAGCCATTCCAACGGCGCGCAACTGAGCTATTGTTACACCGATGCGCTGGGCAGCCCGCAGGTGACCGCATCCTTGCCAAGCCTGTTGAGAGGGCGCGGCGGCGTCTCTTTCCGTTTGTCCGCGAGGCCCGATTATGCGTGTTGGCTGGCCAAGTTCGCTGCCAATTGTACGGCGTCGAAACACCGCCGAAACACAATGGCGGTGTTTGACCTGGCAGCCCAGTCGCGGCGTGCAATGGATGCGCTTTGCGAGGCATACGATTTGGACTTCGCGCACCGTGCTGCAGGGAAAATCCACCTGCTCTTTTCGGACAAAGATTTAGACCACGCCCGATCTATGGCACGGCTCAAATCGGCGGCTGGTGCCGAACAACATATTCTGGAACGTCAAGAGTTACCGCAGCTTGATCCCGCCTTATCGGCGTTGGATCGGGATGCAATCGGAGCGATCTCGACCCCTTCGGAAATGGTTGGTGACCCTTTGCTGTT
Coding sequences within it:
- a CDS encoding FAD-dependent oxidoreductase; the protein is MGQRAIIVGAGVIGVCSAYALARRGWHVTLVDRASGPAMETSHSNGAQLSYCYTDALGSPQVTASLPSLLRGRGGVSFRLSARPDYACWLAKFAANCTASKHRRNTMAVFDLAAQSRRAMDALCEAYDLDFAHRAAGKIHLLFSDKDLDHARSMARLKSAAGAEQHILERQELPQLDPALSALDRDAIGAISTPSEMVGDPLLFSRGLLEILTTQFAAETRFDTAVASIKDEGVSALISLVGGEVLTADLVVVAAANESRRLLQPTGSKITLQPMKGYSFEMPITEGSPRISVTDGKRRLVFTNLGDRMRVAGIAELGSASREIDPARIGWLVNAARECLPNGGDYSRADNFWTGLRPVTPNSQPIIRKASNTIAINTGHGALGWTLAMGSGERLANLVEAKP